One Rhodothermales bacterium genomic window carries:
- a CDS encoding TonB-dependent receptor gives MVLRFLRRPGAVLGILLMFPFAAHAQRAGLGGVIVSHETGAPLPGINVYLDGAGVGDISGRNGAYAIDGALAGRYLLVAHGLGFETFRDSISLSPGETRVQDIRLAERPVDLDEIVVERLSMTGGYGGVLDIPGAAHYIGPRELETFSFNDIHRILRQVPGVHVQDEDGFGLRPNIGMRGTGSERSSKITVMEDGILMAPAPYAAPAAYYFPTAGRMEGVEVRKGSSQIKYGPYTTGGAINLISTQIPDRFVGRLDALAGTRDDRTLHATIGHTIGRVGFLVETYQAQSDGFKSLETGGSTGFDKKDLIAKLRFTSAPRARVYQSLTLKAGLTDERSDETYLGLTEADFAQQPYLRYAGSQEDVMDAAHSHFTARHVIRPTDKIDLTTTLYRTNFERNWYKLDRVQTAADGFVSITDVLDTPEAYGDAYNALRGTPAADDHLLEVKNNNRTYYGQGVQSILGITLPGGRALHEVEVGLRFHQDEEDRFQWSDLYRMEAGVAGGPGQMVLTEAGTPGTESNRISQARALAAHVQYRLSAGRLTVTPGARLEHIELSRDDYGRADPQRTGSALTARTNRVDAFMPGIGIDRQIGVNGHLFAGIHKGFAPPDSREGTRPEQSVNYEFGGRYRRGVTGAEAVVYFSDYSNLLGVDLAAAGGQGTIDQFNGGEVNAYGLEVSAEHPIAPEGSVVHFPIRISYTLSRAVFQNSFDSDFEAWGGVAKGDELPYLPRHRVSLIVAASMDRATVSLGAAYADRMRTRAGQSAFIDRESTDAHLVLDVSGEFTVSPNLRLFASVRNVTDQAYIVARRPAGIRPGLPRTAIVGLKTTF, from the coding sequence ATGGTTCTCCGCTTTCTACGCCGGCCTGGAGCCGTGCTCGGTATACTCCTTATGTTTCCCTTCGCCGCACATGCGCAGCGTGCCGGTCTTGGCGGGGTTATCGTGTCGCACGAAACCGGAGCGCCACTGCCCGGGATCAACGTATACCTGGACGGCGCTGGCGTGGGCGACATCAGCGGTCGAAATGGGGCCTATGCCATCGACGGGGCGCTGGCAGGCCGGTACCTGCTGGTGGCTCACGGCTTGGGATTCGAGACCTTTCGCGACTCGATCTCACTGTCGCCAGGCGAAACCCGGGTGCAGGACATCCGGTTGGCGGAGCGACCGGTGGACCTCGATGAGATTGTCGTCGAGCGTCTGAGCATGACGGGTGGATATGGTGGCGTGCTGGACATCCCGGGCGCGGCGCATTACATCGGGCCACGCGAGTTGGAGACCTTTTCGTTTAACGACATCCACCGCATCCTGCGCCAGGTGCCAGGGGTGCACGTGCAGGATGAAGACGGGTTCGGGCTCCGGCCGAACATCGGCATGCGGGGAACGGGGTCCGAGCGGAGTTCTAAAATCACCGTCATGGAGGATGGCATCCTGATGGCGCCGGCGCCCTACGCCGCGCCGGCCGCCTACTACTTCCCCACCGCCGGCCGCATGGAGGGCGTGGAAGTGCGCAAAGGGTCGAGCCAGATCAAATACGGCCCCTATACCACCGGCGGCGCGATCAATTTGATTTCGACCCAGATCCCCGACCGGTTCGTTGGCCGGCTCGATGCCCTCGCCGGCACCCGCGACGACCGGACGCTCCACGCGACGATCGGGCACACGATAGGCCGTGTCGGCTTCCTGGTGGAGACCTACCAGGCGCAGTCGGACGGCTTCAAATCCCTCGAAACGGGTGGCTCGACAGGATTCGACAAGAAGGACCTTATCGCGAAGCTCCGCTTCACCTCCGCGCCCCGGGCGCGGGTCTACCAGTCCCTTACCCTGAAAGCCGGCCTGACCGACGAGCGGTCCGACGAGACCTACCTCGGCCTTACCGAAGCCGACTTCGCGCAGCAGCCGTATCTGCGCTACGCCGGGTCGCAGGAGGATGTGATGGATGCCGCGCATTCGCACTTCACGGCGCGCCACGTGATCCGACCTACCGACAAGATCGACCTCACGACCACGCTGTACCGCACAAACTTCGAGCGTAACTGGTACAAGCTGGATCGTGTACAGACGGCGGCAGACGGGTTCGTGTCGATCACGGATGTGCTGGATACCCCGGAGGCGTATGGCGATGCCTACAACGCCCTGCGCGGCACGCCGGCCGCCGACGATCATCTGCTCGAGGTCAAAAACAACAATCGGACGTATTACGGCCAGGGCGTGCAGAGCATCCTGGGCATAACCCTCCCGGGCGGGCGGGCGTTGCACGAAGTGGAAGTCGGACTTCGGTTTCACCAGGACGAAGAGGATCGCTTCCAGTGGTCGGATCTGTATCGGATGGAGGCCGGCGTGGCCGGCGGCCCCGGGCAGATGGTGCTTACGGAGGCTGGCACACCCGGCACTGAAAGCAACCGAATCAGCCAGGCGCGGGCACTGGCGGCGCACGTTCAATACCGGCTCAGCGCCGGCCGGCTCACCGTGACGCCAGGCGCTCGGCTCGAGCACATCGAGCTCTCGCGGGACGACTACGGCCGGGCAGATCCCCAGAGGACAGGTTCCGCGCTCACCGCCCGCACGAACCGGGTCGACGCCTTTATGCCAGGAATTGGCATCGACAGGCAGATCGGCGTCAATGGCCATCTGTTCGCGGGCATCCACAAAGGGTTTGCGCCGCCGGATTCGCGCGAGGGCACCCGGCCAGAGCAGAGCGTCAACTACGAGTTCGGCGGCCGCTATCGCCGCGGCGTTACCGGAGCCGAGGCGGTGGTGTACTTCAGCGACTATAGTAACCTGTTGGGGGTAGATCTGGCGGCGGCCGGCGGGCAGGGCACGATCGATCAATTCAATGGCGGCGAAGTGAATGCCTACGGACTGGAGGTGTCGGCGGAGCATCCGATTGCCCCGGAGGGATCGGTGGTGCATTTCCCCATCCGGATCAGCTATACCCTCAGCCGGGCGGTTTTCCAGAACAGCTTTGACAGCGACTTCGAGGCCTGGGGGGGAGTGGCCAAAGGCGATGAATTGCCCTACCTCCCGCGTCACCGCGTGTCGTTGATCGTGGCGGCCTCCATGGACCGGGCCACGGTGAGTCTGGGGGCGGCCTATGCCGATCGAATGCGGACCCGCGCCGGCCAGAGCGCCTTTATCGACCGCGAAAGCACCGATGCGCACCTGGTGCTGGATGTGTCGGGCGAGTTTACCGTGAGCCCGAATTTGCGCTTGTTCGCCTCTGTGCGGAACGTGACAGATCAGGCGTACATCGTGGCGCGCCGGCCGGCTGGCATCCGTCCGGGGTTGCCGCGAACGGCGATCGTGGGGTTAAAAACAACCTTCTGA
- a CDS encoding MFS transporter — translation MRDASSSSPRVVLAALWLMMFSASSQVIIVSPILPNISRELGIPEANLGWLVTIYAAMLGIFALVIGPISDKVGRRRILLIGCSAMSITLLLHAAANTFFALLTVRGLSGIAGGMLSGAAVSYVGDYFPYEKRGWANGWVMSAVAAGQIAGIPLGKFIAGLYSFRWPFVVFGLTMVVAVALVWRFVPQPNVARNTDRLTIGRAITNYGILLRDPKISAATLAYVLMFASVGMYLVYLPTWLEHYIGLQNNDIVLLFFIGGIMNVATGPMAGQLSDRIGRKPLIVSSCIGLGLVMLLTTFLVSGRWMAFAFFAFSMIMIAMRISPFQSLITALVPAERRGSLMSLTIAIGQIGMGLGSGLAGAAYTNYGYASNTIMASVAMLAMAAIVHFYLPEPTDTSAAAAPAPG, via the coding sequence ATGCGAGACGCTTCATCCTCCAGTCCTCGTGTTGTGCTCGCCGCATTGTGGCTCATGATGTTCTCCGCCAGCAGCCAGGTGATCATTGTCTCCCCCATCTTACCCAACATCAGTCGCGAACTGGGTATCCCCGAAGCCAACCTGGGATGGCTGGTAACGATCTACGCGGCGATGCTGGGCATATTCGCCCTGGTGATCGGGCCGATTTCGGATAAGGTCGGCCGGCGGCGCATCCTGCTCATCGGATGCAGCGCGATGTCGATCACGCTCCTGCTTCACGCCGCGGCCAACACCTTCTTCGCGCTCCTGACCGTTCGCGGACTCTCGGGCATCGCCGGCGGGATGCTCAGCGGAGCGGCGGTGTCGTATGTGGGCGACTACTTTCCCTATGAGAAGCGAGGGTGGGCCAACGGCTGGGTGATGAGCGCGGTGGCGGCCGGCCAGATCGCCGGCATCCCGCTCGGGAAGTTCATTGCCGGCCTGTATAGCTTTCGCTGGCCGTTTGTCGTGTTCGGCCTCACGATGGTGGTCGCGGTGGCGCTGGTGTGGCGATTTGTCCCCCAGCCGAATGTCGCCCGGAATACGGATCGCCTGACGATCGGCCGCGCCATCACCAACTACGGAATCCTTCTCCGCGACCCGAAAATCTCGGCCGCCACGCTCGCCTACGTGCTCATGTTCGCCAGCGTCGGCATGTACCTCGTCTACCTCCCCACGTGGCTCGAACACTATATCGGGCTCCAGAACAACGACATCGTGCTCCTCTTTTTTATCGGGGGGATCATGAACGTGGCGACGGGGCCGATGGCCGGCCAGCTTTCGGATCGGATTGGACGTAAACCGCTCATCGTGTCGTCGTGCATCGGGCTGGGGCTCGTCATGCTGCTGACGACGTTCCTCGTCTCGGGCCGCTGGATGGCGTTCGCTTTTTTTGCGTTCTCGATGATCATGATCGCAATGCGTATCAGCCCGTTCCAGTCGCTCATCACGGCGCTGGTGCCGGCGGAACGCCGCGGCAGTCTCATGAGCCTCACGATCGCCATCGGCCAGATCGGTATGGGCCTCGGTAGCGGCCTGGCCGGCGCGGCCTACACGAACTACGGCTACGCGAGTAACACGATCATGGCTTCGGTCGCGATGCTGGCCATGGCCGCCATCGTCCATTTTTATCTTCCGGAGCCCACGGACACATCCGCCGCCGCCGCACCCGCACCCGGATAA
- a CDS encoding TonB-dependent receptor, with translation MKSRPSGRLFLLIFGSLLFFSTPLFAQKGAITGVVVDAETGETLIGANVLIEGTATGTTTDFDGRYAIHALDAGMYSVVFSYIGYNSVTVSGVEVVADETVRVDITLSAEAIGLGEVIVEARAVQNTEASLLRERQKSISVSDAISAEAISRSGSGDAAGAMTKVTGASVVGGKYVYIRGLGERYSSTQLNGATLPSADPDKQAFQLDLFPTSLLDNIVTTKTFTPDKPGSFTGGLVNVGTKNFPDTFTLQFTTSSSYNDQSSLSNSFLSYDLGDLDWLGYDDGNRDIPAIFQDPNLQIPTEVEARFDPTKAQLLDNVSRAFRPEMEPTVARAPVNSGFSMAFGNQIPFLGRPLGVIASLTYNRATSFYDNGAAGRYELVGGTVQQIDQLTPLRNLVDTRGSQEANWGGVATLSYKPHPNHELSTTFLRTQNGTSDTRYLEGFWQDLSGNSTFQTRVLGYQERSLNSLQFKGEHAVRTVTAEWRASFATSVQDEPDLRYFSNHFTLVDADTVYQKPASLYPSPARFFRNLEEQNQEYGLDLSVPFKLAGKSSKVMFGGNYIDVHRDFNERRFEYRQGAGFSYSAFGGDNDAFFASTGIIGTGTAGRPTFGNYIIDASSLKSNYTGDQTISAGYAMADLLLTRKLRLIGGVRLEATRMTTQSADSALVAGRLENDDYLPSVNLVYALTDNMNLRAAATQTLARPTFRELAPYATFDFVGDFVFSGSSNLKRTLVTNYDLRWEWFVRPGEILAVSGFYKGFENPIERVIQTSVGNNTMSIQNVATGRVVGAEFEFRRRLDAFASILENFDVGGNLALVHSEVDIPEEELMVIRSADAEAATSRPLEGQSPFVVNFDLTYQKPEWGSIASIYYNAFGDRLRVVSEGAAPDIYERARGTVDIIYSQRIWRSVSLKFAVKNITDSDATLSQSFKDIDYVYQQFEAGRTYSLSFTYKVE, from the coding sequence ATGAAATCGCGCCCATCCGGACGACTTTTCCTGTTGATTTTTGGAAGTCTGCTGTTCTTCTCCACGCCCCTTTTCGCTCAAAAAGGCGCCATCACCGGCGTCGTCGTCGATGCCGAGACGGGCGAAACCCTTATTGGGGCAAACGTGCTGATTGAAGGCACGGCGACGGGTACCACAACCGATTTCGACGGCCGCTACGCCATTCACGCGCTCGATGCCGGCATGTATTCGGTCGTGTTCTCGTATATCGGCTATAACTCGGTCACTGTCTCCGGCGTAGAGGTCGTCGCGGATGAGACCGTTCGCGTGGACATCACACTAAGCGCCGAGGCCATCGGGCTGGGCGAGGTGATCGTCGAGGCGCGTGCCGTGCAAAACACGGAGGCTTCGCTGCTCCGCGAACGCCAGAAATCGATTTCCGTCAGCGACGCCATCAGCGCCGAGGCCATCTCCCGCTCCGGCAGCGGCGACGCCGCCGGCGCGATGACCAAAGTGACAGGCGCCTCGGTGGTCGGGGGCAAATACGTCTACATCCGCGGCCTCGGCGAGCGGTACTCGAGCACCCAGCTCAATGGCGCCACGCTTCCGAGCGCCGACCCGGACAAGCAGGCGTTCCAGCTGGACCTCTTCCCGACGAGCCTGCTCGACAACATCGTCACGACCAAGACCTTCACGCCGGACAAGCCGGGTTCGTTCACGGGCGGCCTCGTCAACGTCGGCACGAAGAACTTCCCGGATACGTTCACACTCCAGTTTACCACGTCCTCCTCGTACAACGACCAGTCCAGCCTCTCAAATAGCTTCCTGAGCTACGACCTTGGCGACCTCGACTGGCTCGGCTACGACGACGGCAACCGGGACATCCCGGCGATCTTCCAGGATCCGAATCTCCAGATCCCCACCGAGGTCGAGGCCCGTTTCGATCCCACCAAGGCCCAACTGCTCGACAACGTCTCCCGCGCCTTCCGGCCGGAGATGGAGCCCACCGTGGCCCGCGCGCCGGTCAATAGCGGCTTCTCTATGGCGTTCGGCAATCAGATTCCTTTCCTCGGCCGGCCGCTCGGCGTCATCGCCAGCCTGACGTATAATCGCGCGACATCGTTCTACGACAACGGCGCCGCTGGCCGCTACGAACTCGTCGGTGGCACCGTCCAGCAGATCGACCAGTTGACTCCGCTGCGCAACCTGGTCGATACCCGCGGATCCCAGGAAGCCAACTGGGGTGGCGTGGCCACGCTGTCCTATAAGCCGCACCCGAATCACGAACTGTCCACGACATTTCTGCGGACCCAGAACGGCACTTCGGATACCCGCTACCTCGAAGGGTTCTGGCAGGACCTGTCGGGTAATTCGACCTTTCAGACCCGCGTACTGGGCTACCAGGAACGCAGCCTGAATTCGCTGCAGTTTAAAGGCGAACATGCCGTGCGGACCGTGACAGCCGAGTGGCGCGCCTCGTTTGCGACCAGCGTGCAGGACGAGCCTGATCTTCGCTACTTCTCGAACCACTTCACCCTTGTTGACGCCGATACGGTATACCAGAAGCCGGCCTCGCTCTACCCCTCGCCGGCGCGGTTCTTCCGCAACCTGGAGGAGCAGAACCAGGAGTATGGATTGGACCTCTCGGTGCCGTTTAAACTCGCCGGCAAAAGCAGCAAGGTCATGTTCGGCGGCAATTATATCGACGTACATCGCGACTTTAACGAGCGCCGGTTCGAGTACCGCCAGGGCGCAGGGTTCTCCTACAGCGCCTTCGGCGGCGACAACGACGCGTTTTTTGCTTCCACCGGCATCATCGGCACCGGCACGGCCGGCCGGCCGACCTTCGGCAACTACATCATCGACGCGTCGTCCCTCAAGAGCAACTACACAGGCGACCAGACGATCTCGGCCGGCTATGCCATGGCCGACTTACTCCTCACACGGAAGCTGCGCCTCATTGGCGGCGTGCGCCTCGAAGCGACCCGCATGACCACCCAGAGCGCCGACAGCGCCCTCGTCGCCGGCCGGCTGGAGAACGACGATTATCTGCCCTCTGTCAACCTGGTCTATGCACTCACCGACAACATGAACCTGCGCGCCGCGGCCACGCAGACGCTGGCTCGCCCCACGTTCCGCGAGCTGGCGCCCTACGCAACGTTCGACTTCGTGGGCGACTTCGTTTTCTCGGGTAGCTCGAACCTCAAGCGGACGCTCGTCACGAACTACGACCTTCGGTGGGAGTGGTTTGTGCGCCCCGGTGAGATCCTCGCCGTCAGCGGATTCTACAAGGGCTTCGAAAACCCGATCGAGCGCGTGATCCAGACCAGCGTCGGCAACAACACGATGTCGATCCAGAACGTGGCGACCGGTCGGGTCGTCGGGGCCGAGTTCGAGTTCCGCCGCCGGCTCGACGCCTTCGCGTCGATCCTGGAGAATTTCGATGTCGGCGGCAACCTCGCCCTGGTGCATTCCGAGGTGGACATCCCCGAGGAAGAACTCATGGTCATCCGCTCGGCGGATGCCGAGGCGGCCACGAGCCGTCCGCTCGAAGGCCAGTCGCCCTTCGTCGTCAACTTCGACCTCACCTACCAGAAGCCCGAATGGGGCTCGATAGCCAGCATCTACTACAACGCCTTCGGCGATCGCCTCCGCGTGGTGTCCGAAGGCGCTGCGCCGGACATCTACGAGCGCGCCCGCGGGACGGTGGATATCATCTACTCCCAGCGGATCTGGCGTAGCGTGAGCCTCAAGTTCGCCGTCAAGAACATCACGGACAGCGATGCGACGCTGAGCCAGTCGTTTAAAGACATCGACTACGTCTACCAGCAGTTCGAAGCGGGCAGAACGTACTCGCTCAGCTTTACCTACAAAGTTGAATAG
- a CDS encoding T9SS type A sorting domain-containing protein gives MQRLLLLAFTIIALPMAAFAQPEIRVTDADIAPGSVTTWTSANTYILDGVVFVEDGATLIIEPGTVIKAESGQGNEASALVVTKDATILAEGTASTPIVFTSVLDNGSLTFQDRGLWGGVVILGQASTNNPTDGGVKEVEGINEIVAEGDDRAEYGGTDDAHNSGIFRYVSIRHSGIAVGDQAGNEIQGLTLGGVGSGTVIEYVESFASADDGFEWFGGTVNTKYLVSAFNEDDAFDWDEGYRGKGQFWFAIQGNDVGGRTAEQDGALGNEFFEPYSIPQLSNVTYIGPDAGTAEGDGAEMLIFRDNSGGKYWNSIFTEYSALTGGNGILVEVVAGDANKPADSEDRMANGDLVLANNLWWGFGDNSIGAIAPQDFVQTHLLANANRIANPQLRGVSREADGGLDPRPAVGSPALDATQVADPGDAFFTTVPYVGAFGDENWLVGWTALGALGFTTGVAIEPISSEVPSFFALKQNYPNPFNPTTTIEFQLVSAGAIRLAVYDVLGREVALLADGVQPAGTYSVRFDARDMASGLYFYTLEGNGVNSTRKMLLIK, from the coding sequence ATGCAACGGCTACTACTTCTTGCGTTTACGATTATCGCGCTGCCTATGGCCGCGTTTGCACAACCGGAGATCCGCGTGACGGACGCGGACATTGCTCCAGGTTCGGTGACGACGTGGACGTCGGCGAACACGTACATCCTGGACGGTGTGGTGTTCGTGGAAGACGGCGCGACGCTGATCATCGAGCCGGGTACGGTGATCAAGGCGGAATCGGGCCAGGGCAACGAGGCCTCGGCGCTGGTTGTGACGAAGGACGCGACGATCCTGGCGGAAGGGACGGCTTCGACCCCGATCGTGTTCACGTCGGTGCTGGACAACGGGAGCCTGACGTTCCAGGACCGCGGCCTGTGGGGCGGCGTGGTGATCCTGGGCCAGGCCTCGACAAACAACCCGACGGACGGCGGCGTGAAGGAGGTAGAGGGAATCAATGAGATCGTGGCCGAGGGAGACGACCGGGCAGAGTACGGTGGCACGGACGACGCGCACAACTCGGGCATCTTCCGGTACGTTTCGATCCGCCACTCGGGAATCGCGGTGGGCGACCAGGCCGGCAACGAGATCCAGGGCCTGACCCTCGGCGGCGTGGGCTCGGGCACGGTGATCGAATACGTGGAGTCGTTCGCAAGCGCGGACGACGGGTTCGAGTGGTTCGGGGGTACGGTGAACACGAAGTACCTGGTGTCGGCGTTCAACGAAGACGACGCGTTCGACTGGGACGAAGGGTACCGCGGCAAGGGCCAGTTCTGGTTCGCGATCCAGGGGAACGACGTGGGTGGCCGTACGGCGGAGCAGGACGGCGCGCTGGGGAACGAGTTTTTCGAGCCGTATTCGATCCCTCAGCTCTCGAACGTGACGTACATCGGCCCGGACGCCGGCACGGCGGAAGGGGACGGCGCGGAGATGCTGATCTTCCGTGACAACAGCGGCGGCAAGTACTGGAATTCGATCTTCACGGAGTACAGCGCATTGACCGGCGGGAACGGGATTCTGGTGGAAGTGGTGGCGGGCGATGCGAACAAGCCGGCGGACAGCGAGGACCGGATGGCGAACGGCGATCTGGTGCTGGCGAACAACCTGTGGTGGGGCTTCGGGGACAACTCGATCGGAGCGATCGCGCCGCAGGACTTTGTTCAGACCCACCTGCTGGCGAACGCAAACCGGATCGCGAACCCGCAGCTTCGGGGGGTGAGTCGTGAGGCGGACGGCGGCCTGGACCCTCGGCCGGCGGTGGGCAGCCCGGCACTCGACGCCACCCAGGTGGCCGACCCGGGCGATGCGTTTTTTACGACGGTCCCCTACGTGGGGGCCTTTGGCGATGAAAATTGGTTGGTGGGATGGACCGCTCTGGGCGCACTAGGCTTCACGACCGGCGTCGCCATCGAGCCGATCTCCAGCGAAGTGCCGTCGTTCTTCGCGCTGAAGCAGAACTACCCGAATCCGTTTAACCCGACGACGACGATCGAATTCCAGCTGGTCAGCGCCGGCGCGATCCGCCTCGCGGTGTACGACGTGCTGGGCCGCGAAGTGGCCCTGCTCGCCGACGGCGTCCAGCCTGCCGGCACGTACAGCGTCCGCTTCGACGCGCGGGACATGGCTTCGGGTCTTTACTTCTACACGCTGGAGGGTAACGGGGTTAACAGCACCCGCAAGATGCTGCTGATCAAGTAA